One Candidatus Hydrogenedentota bacterium genomic region harbors:
- the rsmH gene encoding 16S rRNA (cytosine(1402)-N(4))-methyltransferase RsmH, producing the protein MHEPVLAGPAVAWLDIREDGCYVDCTAGAGGHSERIAARLRGGRLLAIDRDPLAVEITRRRLEGYAQAEVVHGNYAELCELLRGYGLETVDGVLIDAGVSSMQLDRPERGFSFQEDGPLDMRMDTSGGISAAGLLAEHTAETLAKLLRAYGDVRFPGRIARSVVERRDHGKLNSTRELADAVRDAVPRKALANDEVRQVFQAVRIAVNDELGSLDRGLHAAMRVLGEGGRLVVIAFHSGEDRIVKRFLQDQSRAHRVLHVDGRVKEVVPPLLRVLTKKPVVPDVDEVRANPRAHSARLRAAERLG; encoded by the coding sequence TTGCACGAGCCGGTTCTCGCGGGCCCGGCGGTTGCGTGGCTCGATATTCGTGAAGACGGCTGCTACGTTGATTGCACTGCCGGTGCTGGCGGACACTCCGAGCGGATCGCGGCAAGACTTCGAGGCGGCCGGCTATTAGCGATTGACCGGGATCCTCTTGCGGTGGAGATCACGCGCCGCCGGCTGGAAGGATACGCGCAAGCGGAGGTTGTGCACGGCAACTACGCTGAACTCTGTGAATTGCTTCGGGGTTACGGGCTCGAGACGGTAGACGGCGTGTTGATAGATGCAGGGGTTTCCAGCATGCAGCTTGACAGGCCTGAGCGCGGATTCTCATTTCAGGAGGACGGGCCGCTGGACATGCGCATGGATACGAGTGGGGGAATCAGCGCGGCCGGCCTCTTGGCGGAACACACGGCGGAGACGCTCGCCAAGCTTCTGCGCGCATACGGTGATGTGAGGTTTCCGGGGAGGATTGCCCGGAGTGTGGTCGAGCGGCGTGACCACGGAAAGTTGAATTCAACGCGCGAACTCGCGGATGCCGTACGCGATGCGGTGCCGAGGAAGGCGCTCGCGAATGACGAAGTGCGGCAGGTCTTCCAGGCAGTTCGCATTGCGGTAAACGATGAATTGGGTTCGCTCGACCGGGGGCTGCATGCGGCCATGCGGGTTCTGGGCGAGGGCGGAAGACTCGTGGTGATTGCGTTTCATTCGGGCGAGGACCGCATCGTGAAACGGTTTCTTCAGGATCAGTCGCGGGCCCATCGTGTGCTTCATGTTGACGGGCGCGTGAAAGAAGTTGTGCCGCCGTTGCTTCGTGTCCTTACGAAGAAGCCGGTTGTGCCGGATGTTGATGAGGTGCGGGCGAATCCCCGCGCGCACAGTGCGCGGTTACGGGCGGCGGAACGCCTGGGGTAA
- a CDS encoding STAS domain-containing protein, whose translation MRIERVDLGAVTVLRLSGDLDERGVDALRTALYECLTEGRFKVVLSLGEVGFISYLGVGVMVERLRKLRDLGGDVKLVRINLYTERLFRMSGVTSLFETYDTETQAIGVFQEAA comes from the coding sequence ATGCGTATTGAACGCGTAGACCTCGGCGCAGTAACGGTCTTGCGGCTTTCTGGGGACCTGGATGAGCGGGGGGTGGATGCCCTGCGCACGGCCCTGTATGAATGTCTGACGGAAGGCCGGTTCAAAGTTGTGCTGAGCCTGGGGGAAGTTGGATTCATCAGTTACCTGGGCGTCGGCGTCATGGTGGAGCGTCTTCGCAAGCTGAGGGACTTGGGCGGCGACGTCAAGTTGGTGCGCATTAATCTCTATACCGAGCGCCTCTTCCGCATGTCCGGCGTCACGTCTTTGTTTGAGACGTACGACACCGAGACCCAGGCGATAGGGGTGTTTCAGGAAGCGGCGTGA
- a CDS encoding penicillin-binding protein: MIRPGARVNGSGAATSSVRRHRIRLRLVYWGLLASFAAVTARLVQLQAFPDDVYTREEGFHEGTVPLLIPRGDIYDRNGRLLATDRQAVSLVSDPFRVEAPEELARGLSELLESPEDEVLVRLTKRDEKGHPLRYSRIKRRLSTELLDRLNHFPGMNNPSLWLENEPVRVYPDDTLAAHVLGFVNGERTGSGGIEMIYDHELGVTPGKMVARVDCERTLLGSRITEYVPPQGGADLTLTLDRGIQHKLEQELAKALEKSKAIRGMGIVMDPHTGAILALACFPTFDPNRYNEFSDEERKNSAITDVFEPGSSFKIVTASAAIELGLVTPETMINCENGAFNPYGHRIRDYHSLGVEPFRTCFAESSNIAMIKVAAMLGRERLEEWIRRFGFGQTTGPDFGGAESAGIFRGRESWSKLSMGSLPMGQEISVTLPQLARAFAAIANGGYLVEPYLVSRVTSPDGTVVEKRPQSSRKRIISEQTAQTMKELCHGVVLHGTGDRANIEEYRVGGKTGTAQVARTDGRGYAPGKYNTIFAGFAPVAYPRVVAVIVVREPEIREHWGGYVCGPVFREVVRDALIGMHCPEDPVKHDIERLAAQDDDPDTVMAQEEMAIIEPDMDSVLTKLDGLELIEPPADFVSEGPILPDFVGMTKREARQRIAELGVAWDIQGSGWVAEQEPPPGTPLSEVVLCRLRFSNERKKADDETSGVVTVARR; encoded by the coding sequence ATGATCAGACCAGGAGCGAGAGTCAACGGATCCGGCGCTGCCACGTCCTCGGTGCGGCGCCACCGCATCCGTCTGCGATTGGTGTATTGGGGGCTCCTGGCGTCTTTTGCCGCCGTGACGGCGCGGCTGGTTCAGCTTCAAGCGTTTCCGGACGACGTCTATACGCGGGAAGAAGGTTTTCATGAGGGTACGGTGCCCCTGCTGATTCCGCGCGGCGATATCTACGATCGCAATGGCCGTCTGCTTGCCACCGACCGGCAGGCGGTCTCACTCGTGAGCGATCCTTTCCGCGTGGAAGCTCCGGAAGAGTTGGCGCGTGGATTGTCTGAACTGCTCGAATCGCCAGAGGATGAAGTTCTTGTTCGACTCACCAAACGCGATGAAAAGGGACACCCACTGCGGTATTCCCGCATCAAACGCCGTCTGAGTACGGAGCTTCTCGACCGTCTGAATCATTTTCCGGGCATGAACAACCCGAGTCTGTGGCTTGAAAACGAACCGGTTCGCGTTTATCCGGACGACACCCTCGCGGCGCATGTTCTGGGCTTTGTGAACGGGGAACGGACAGGTTCGGGCGGCATTGAGATGATCTACGATCACGAGCTGGGCGTGACGCCAGGCAAGATGGTTGCGCGTGTGGACTGTGAACGTACGCTGCTCGGGTCGCGAATCACGGAATATGTTCCCCCTCAGGGTGGGGCGGATCTGACGCTGACGCTCGATCGCGGGATCCAGCACAAGCTCGAGCAGGAGTTGGCGAAGGCCCTGGAAAAGAGCAAGGCCATTAGAGGCATGGGCATCGTGATGGACCCTCACACGGGCGCGATTCTCGCGCTTGCCTGTTTCCCCACCTTCGACCCGAACCGGTACAACGAGTTTTCAGACGAGGAGCGCAAGAACAGTGCGATCACGGATGTATTCGAACCCGGTTCGTCTTTCAAGATTGTCACGGCTTCCGCGGCTATTGAACTTGGCCTTGTGACCCCCGAAACCATGATTAATTGCGAAAATGGGGCCTTTAACCCTTACGGGCACCGCATCCGCGACTACCACAGTCTCGGGGTGGAGCCGTTCCGAACCTGCTTTGCGGAATCCAGCAACATCGCCATGATCAAGGTAGCGGCCATGCTCGGCCGTGAACGGCTCGAGGAATGGATTCGCCGCTTCGGATTCGGACAGACGACGGGCCCGGATTTTGGAGGGGCGGAAAGCGCGGGCATATTCCGCGGCCGGGAATCCTGGTCGAAGCTCTCGATGGGGTCTCTTCCCATGGGGCAGGAAATCTCCGTGACTCTGCCACAATTGGCCCGGGCGTTCGCGGCCATCGCCAACGGCGGCTACCTGGTCGAGCCCTATCTGGTGTCGCGTGTAACTTCCCCCGACGGCACTGTCGTAGAGAAGCGCCCGCAGTCCTCTCGGAAACGGATTATCTCCGAACAGACGGCCCAGACAATGAAAGAACTCTGCCATGGGGTAGTCCTGCACGGAACGGGTGACAGGGCCAACATCGAGGAATATCGCGTCGGAGGGAAAACGGGTACTGCCCAGGTGGCGCGGACGGACGGACGCGGCTATGCCCCGGGCAAGTACAACACCATCTTTGCCGGATTCGCTCCGGTGGCTTACCCGCGCGTTGTTGCGGTAATCGTGGTGCGCGAGCCGGAGATCCGGGAGCATTGGGGCGGGTATGTCTGCGGTCCTGTCTTCCGCGAGGTCGTGAGGGACGCGTTGATAGGAATGCATTGTCCGGAGGACCCCGTCAAACACGATATCGAGCGCCTGGCCGCTCAGGACGACGATCCGGACACCGTGATGGCGCAGGAAGAAATGGCCATCATCGAGCCGGATATGGACAGTGTTCTTACCAAGCTGGACGGCTTGGAACTTATCGAACCGCCAGCGGATTTTGTTAGTGAAGGTCCGATACTGCCGGATTTTGTGGGTATGACGAAGCGGGAAGCCCGGCAACGGATTGCGG
- a CDS encoding PAS domain-containing protein: protein MHGLFSTLMESSCDAVLVVDAATGTVVDCNASACRLLDTTSGQLIGAHHTTFYPQELRAEYAWDFEQVASGATASTVERQLLLRNGETVWVEASGCVSE, encoded by the coding sequence ATGCATGGTCTGTTTAGCACATTGATGGAGAGTTCCTGCGACGCTGTACTTGTCGTGGATGCCGCGACGGGCACTGTTGTGGACTGCAACGCCTCCGCATGCCGCCTCCTGGACACCACGTCCGGCCAGCTCATCGGTGCACATCACACAACCTTTTATCCCCAGGAACTGCGGGCGGAGTACGCCTGGGACTTTGAGCAGGTCGCTTCCGGCGCAACCGCGTCCACCGTGGAAAGGCAGCTTCTGCTCCGCAACGGCGAAACGGTATGGGTCGAGGCCAGCGGCTGCGTTTCTGAG
- a CDS encoding response regulator transcription factor yields MKKAAVVIVDDHPIVRQGLKMLINQADDLEVRGEAEDMSGALAAIGEVHPDIVIIDISLKGANGIELLKAMRQRYPGIPALVLSMHEEWLYAQRALRAGARGYVMKQEAIEHVVMAIHRVLRGEVYISEKIANRLLSCMVTGGKSESGFSVDQLTNRELQTLQMIGQGLSTREIAAQLNLSVKTIESYRENLKRKLNLNNSNELVRYAIYRSQDTSSP; encoded by the coding sequence ATGAAGAAAGCCGCCGTAGTGATAGTCGACGATCATCCCATAGTCCGGCAGGGTCTCAAAATGCTTATCAACCAGGCCGATGACCTCGAGGTCCGGGGCGAAGCCGAAGACATGTCCGGCGCTCTCGCGGCGATAGGGGAGGTACATCCCGATATTGTCATCATTGACATCTCGCTCAAGGGGGCGAACGGAATAGAATTGTTGAAGGCGATGCGTCAACGGTACCCTGGGATTCCGGCGCTGGTATTGTCGATGCATGAGGAATGGCTCTATGCGCAACGCGCCTTGCGGGCGGGCGCACGGGGCTATGTCATGAAGCAAGAAGCGATCGAGCATGTGGTGATGGCCATTCACCGCGTGTTGCGGGGAGAGGTGTATATCAGCGAGAAGATTGCTAACAGGCTCTTGAGTTGCATGGTGACGGGCGGCAAGAGCGAGTCGGGATTCTCTGTAGACCAGCTGACGAACCGCGAACTGCAAACTCTGCAGATGATTGGGCAGGGGCTGAGTACGCGCGAGATTGCCGCGCAACTCAATTTGAGTGTCAAGACCATCGAATCGTACCGCGAGAATCTCAAGAGAAAACTTAATCTTAATAACAGCAATGAACTAGTTCGTTATGCCATTTACAGGTCTCAAGACACTTCTTCGCCGTGA
- the mraZ gene encoding division/cell wall cluster transcriptional repressor MraZ translates to MYFGEYAVKVDDKGRLTVPSRLRQCMDVEGDAVWYLTRGFDGCISVYPRDEWRRIRAQVSRYSSMNAKALVFRRLFFSSMGEARIDGQGRMAIPPHLREMGKIGTEEEAVLIGIADHLEIWNRERWRSFQNTNEAAYKEMATLISMADGMQGVGQAVTMPPRPGGGEATMEKGGTTDAY, encoded by the coding sequence ATGTACTTCGGCGAATACGCGGTCAAGGTGGACGACAAGGGCCGCCTTACTGTACCCAGCCGTCTGCGTCAATGCATGGACGTGGAAGGGGACGCGGTGTGGTACCTGACGCGGGGCTTTGATGGGTGCATTTCCGTTTACCCGCGCGACGAGTGGCGCAGGATTCGTGCTCAAGTGAGCCGGTACTCCTCCATGAATGCCAAGGCGCTCGTTTTTCGGCGGTTATTCTTCAGCAGCATGGGAGAGGCGAGAATCGACGGCCAGGGACGCATGGCCATCCCCCCGCACCTTCGTGAGATGGGGAAGATCGGCACCGAGGAGGAGGCCGTGCTGATCGGTATCGCCGACCACCTCGAGATCTGGAACAGAGAACGCTGGCGCAGTTTTCAGAATACCAATGAAGCGGCATACAAGGAGATGGCGACCCTCATTTCCATGGCTGATGGAATGCAGGGCGTTGGGCAGGCAGTGACGATGCCTCCGAGACCCGGAGGAGGCGAAGCCACGATGGAGAAAGGTGGGACGACGGATGCGTATTGA
- a CDS encoding PAS domain-containing protein — protein sequence LLRNGETVWVEASGCVSEAEGRRLVLGILRDIRGQRSARDELRRLNKILLATSACDEAIMQAADQTQLHAHVTQLLVEANICRLAALVCFHKGASEIVAQSSVDGLALEEADLPVLGKALDWPGPGAPVALSARMVRYPGDALPAWPSWTRIHGAEPGSLVSLPIECTSGERGTLLLVTSGSEAFQPGELGVLGRLAEHLRNGLDMIRARLERTKALDTIRYRLSFEAILTSAIQEFFHIAGHDVDALVQGVWEKISRFLEVEHSFCILLSGGGLPERRFEWHGESAATMTGAVIDMLTSASFSWSQNNLRNGTAVLVGPDDPGFAGPRSELELCRGLGIRSMLLVPIVDEGQLAGVEGFYARSQSCSWAEEDVDMLKLAGQIILGTVRRANSARLLEESENRLRMVLDAASNGVFDLDFSTDRIFYGENWARMLGYEPREIVSTREASLALVHPDDVAGIDRAFQEHLSGGKPQFEAEFRLRNREGEWQWVLSRGKVVEWDKAGQPLRLLGIHIDIADRKRAESALQWRDARHRALLEAMPDTLLRVRRDGEVLDAHVSDQAPLADMLRTALGQRLFEVFPDVVAEQAMHNIRRALDQNQTQVFEFRMDVAGREDAFEARTVLTDHSEAILIIRDVSERHRLEREILEVSERERGRIGQDLHDGLGQELVGVGFLVNALSTELERGKSPLANSARSIAGLVAEALEHSRLLARGLHVVGLEDDGLGVALEELVSRTRSVYEVDGKFSSRGVIWLPAEEANQMYRIAQEAVTNAVRHANPSCIFVSLLQNERRVRLAIEDDGVGFDHRAITHEGMGLNIMRYRARVVSASLQIDSEPGHGTRVVVTLPLSRNV from the coding sequence TCTGCTCCGCAACGGCGAAACGGTATGGGTCGAGGCCAGCGGCTGCGTTTCTGAGGCAGAGGGCCGCCGCCTTGTGCTTGGCATTCTTCGGGACATCAGAGGCCAGCGCAGCGCAAGAGATGAATTGCGGCGCCTGAACAAGATTCTCCTTGCGACAAGCGCTTGCGACGAAGCCATCATGCAGGCGGCAGATCAAACACAGCTCCACGCGCATGTTACGCAGTTGCTTGTGGAGGCGAACATCTGTCGTCTCGCTGCGCTGGTGTGTTTTCATAAGGGCGCCTCTGAGATCGTGGCTCAAAGCAGCGTGGACGGTCTTGCGCTGGAAGAGGCCGACCTGCCGGTTCTGGGGAAGGCGTTGGACTGGCCCGGGCCCGGGGCCCCCGTGGCACTGTCTGCCCGTATGGTGCGGTATCCCGGGGACGCTTTGCCTGCCTGGCCCTCCTGGACCCGCATTCACGGAGCGGAACCCGGGAGTCTGGTGTCGCTGCCCATCGAATGCACCAGTGGGGAACGAGGCACCCTGCTCTTGGTGACTTCCGGGTCCGAAGCATTTCAACCGGGAGAACTCGGGGTGTTGGGAAGGCTGGCCGAACATCTGCGGAATGGGTTGGACATGATTCGGGCGCGCCTTGAGCGCACCAAGGCTCTCGATACGATACGGTACCGCCTGTCATTCGAAGCCATTCTGACCTCGGCTATCCAGGAGTTCTTCCATATTGCCGGACATGATGTGGATGCGCTGGTTCAAGGAGTATGGGAGAAGATCAGCCGTTTCCTGGAGGTCGAGCACAGCTTCTGCATCCTCCTTTCGGGCGGGGGCTTGCCAGAAAGGCGCTTTGAATGGCACGGGGAGTCCGCTGCAACCATGACTGGCGCGGTAATTGATATGTTGACCTCCGCGTCGTTTTCCTGGAGCCAGAATAACCTGCGTAATGGCACGGCTGTTCTAGTAGGGCCCGATGATCCCGGCTTCGCGGGGCCGCGAAGCGAATTGGAGCTTTGCCGCGGGTTGGGCATTCGAAGCATGCTTCTGGTTCCTATCGTTGATGAGGGCCAACTTGCAGGTGTGGAGGGATTTTACGCCAGGTCGCAGTCTTGTTCGTGGGCCGAGGAAGACGTGGACATGCTGAAACTGGCCGGTCAGATCATCTTGGGCACGGTACGGCGGGCAAACAGCGCCCGCTTGCTGGAGGAGAGCGAAAACCGCTTGCGCATGGTGCTTGATGCCGCATCGAACGGGGTGTTCGACCTGGATTTTTCGACGGACCGCATATTCTACGGTGAAAACTGGGCGCGCATGCTCGGCTATGAACCGCGTGAAATCGTTTCGACTCGCGAAGCTTCTCTTGCGCTTGTGCACCCGGACGACGTCGCGGGCATCGACCGGGCGTTCCAGGAACATCTTTCGGGAGGTAAGCCGCAGTTCGAGGCCGAATTCCGTCTGCGTAACAGGGAAGGCGAGTGGCAGTGGGTCCTGAGCAGGGGCAAGGTTGTCGAATGGGACAAAGCGGGCCAGCCGCTCCGCTTGTTGGGCATCCATATCGACATTGCCGATCGGAAACGGGCTGAGAGCGCGCTTCAATGGCGCGATGCCCGCCACCGCGCCCTGCTGGAGGCGATGCCAGACACGCTGTTGCGGGTCCGGCGAGACGGCGAGGTGCTTGATGCGCATGTGTCTGACCAAGCGCCTCTCGCGGACATGTTGCGCACAGCCCTTGGGCAGCGGCTCTTCGAAGTGTTCCCCGACGTGGTGGCGGAACAAGCCATGCACAATATTCGCCGTGCTCTGGACCAGAATCAGACCCAGGTCTTCGAGTTTCGTATGGATGTCGCGGGAAGAGAGGACGCATTTGAGGCGCGTACTGTGCTCACGGATCATTCCGAGGCAATATTGATTATTCGCGATGTCTCCGAGCGCCACCGCCTGGAACGGGAGATCCTGGAGGTGAGCGAGCGGGAGCGGGGCCGGATCGGTCAGGATCTGCACGATGGGTTGGGGCAGGAGTTGGTGGGTGTCGGTTTTCTGGTAAACGCGCTGAGCACCGAGCTGGAGCGCGGCAAGTCGCCCCTGGCGAACAGCGCACGAAGCATTGCGGGGCTGGTCGCCGAAGCGCTCGAGCACAGCCGGTTGCTGGCGCGGGGGTTGCATGTTGTTGGACTTGAAGATGACGGGCTGGGCGTTGCGCTGGAGGAATTGGTGAGCCGTACGCGCTCCGTTTACGAGGTTGACGGGAAGTTCTCCTCCCGAGGCGTTATTTGGTTGCCGGCCGAAGAAGCCAACCAGATGTATCGAATTGCTCAGGAAGCGGTGACCAACGCCGTGCGTCACGCGAACCCCAGCTGTATATTTGTGAGCTTGTTGCAGAATGAGCGCCGCGTTCGGTTGGCCATCGAAGATGACGGTGTCGGTTTTGACCATCGTGCAATCACGCACGAGGGGATGGGGCTTAACATCATGCGCTATCGCGCGCGGGTGGTCTCAGCGAGTCTTCAAATCGACTCGGAGCCCGGCCATGGAACGCGGGTCGTAGTGACGCTTCCGCTTTCGAGAAACGTGTGA